From the genome of Vitis riparia cultivar Riparia Gloire de Montpellier isolate 1030 chromosome 11, EGFV_Vit.rip_1.0, whole genome shotgun sequence:
TGGCATGCATGAACTCATTTGTCAAGCTAgcttttgattttgataaaaaaaaaagagtaagaaTATCTATTTTAAAACTTCTACATTATACATAAATGTAAAtggaaaaaaccatttttcacgtgtgaattttattttatttataaaagtaaaatgatttttaaaaagggtTCTTCGAATTCCTTCTTACACGCCTTGGCAAGAAACGGATATGATATCTTCCGTGGAGCACCGAAACACATGATAGAAAGCTACTATGCCGGTATTTTTGGAGTCTTAAGAAGGTGGAAATACTCATTGGTCAATAAGGAATAACCAATAACCAAGgaagtacaaaaataaaaacagaaacaTTAACAACATCCATATATATTTGAGAAATCAAGTAATTAAAATCGACCCGAAACCAACATTAtttgaagaataaataaatatatcaagaaGTATAACCGGGTCCATGAGCACATTGTTGAAACTCAGCAAACGCCACCATAAATGattaatattaaaacaaaaatgaccCTGATGGCTAGATTCTGCAGTCCCCCAGCTGATGAAGATGTAGCCCTGGTGTCATGCTTTCCGACATCGATCATGACCTCAAATCGGCAGGTACCTTGAGAGGGATTTATGGATGTGATGACTGATAAGTTAGAGAATTTGCAGGAGTCTTTCTGGTGATTCATGGTCTGATAGTACATGTTGAAAGCGTAGGAAGCATTGCTCCTCGTGTCCAGCCTACTGCAAGAGGACCCATATCCAAGACTTGTGCAGTCGGCGTAAGTGCAAGCATAGTTGATGCTTTCTGTCAAGTTGGGATCTGCAATGTTTGCTTCAGGCGCCATTACGCACCATCGCCTCTCCAAATAGCGGACACCCTTTGCAGGGACCAGAGTCTTGTTTTTCCCCAGATCCAGTGAATACTTAACGGTTCCATCGAAGTAAAAAATACCCCAGTGCCGCTCAAAGTTCCCTGGTTGGATGCTCTTGGCATCTTCATCAAGGAGTCCAAATAGGTAAATGTCAGGTGCGTTGGAGCGTTTGGGAGTGCCTTGTCCTCTCAGGATCCGGTTGACAAGGCCTTGATTGAACTTCTTGGCATACTGCAGGTTGGCGCTGGAATCACCATCAGTAGGCCATCCGACTTCCCCAATAATGACCGGGATGGAGGGGAAACCATTTTTCTCAAGAGCCCAGATGAGGGTGTCGTAGTTGGCTTCGAAAACGTTGGTGTAACTGATGGAACCATCAACTATTGGGGTAGAATTGCCAGAGAAGAAGGCATAGTCAACCGGGAAATGGGGGTCTGCATACAGGCTGAGGAAGGGGTAGATGTTGATGGTGAGGGGACCATCATTGTCACTGAGGAATTTGATGATGGAGATCATGAGAGTGTGGATGTCGGACCGGAAGTCACCACCAGAGGGCAGACCACTGTCAGTCTGGTAGACGTCTGCGTTGAGCGGGACTGTGACCCTCACTTTTTCCCCCAACCCAGCTTTGATCAGCGCTGCCTGAATATTTTTAAGCGCTGGAAATGTTGTTTGCAGGAAAGAATCTTTGTAGGTCTTAAGGAAAGGCTCATTACCCACAGCTACATACCTGGAcgaaaatattgaataatatttaatcAAGTTCAGAAAAAAACATGCATGCACATAAGTACATTACATtacatatatatagagagagatagATTGAAGAGGGAGCTGGCAATTACCTTATATCAACCCCATATTTTGATACATAGGTAGAGACATTTTGTGCCACCCATTTGACCGCAAATCCGACGCTGCTTGCCAGAGGTGCTAAGAAGTCATTGGGTATGCCGAGCATGACCTGGATACCAGAATTCCCCAGTGCCCTGAGCACGCCAGGCTGGGCTTCAAATAGCTTCACTTTATTGAATCCGTTGTCCTTTAATAGCTTCACCGTTATGTCAGGTGGGAGGGGATGAGTTGAAATTGTGCCCCAGTTGCAAGCCAGGCCTACGCCCTCCACACCCAAACCACCAACTAGGCTCAGCAGCAACATCCACACCAAATAACTCAAAGCCATATTGTTTAATTGCTTAATCTGAATCCCTTTCCCGGGGTCTCTACGTGCATTGGGATATGAAGGCCCCGGTTTTGAATGAGGAAATATATGCCTGTTATCAGAGAAAGGGAAGGAATCACACGAGGATAAGGATTCAACAAAGAACTGGATTCCAGAGGGAAACCCAGCCGAATCTATCAAAGAAAGGAATGGAGTAAGCTTGTTGTTGTAGTACTTGTTACTTGTTGCCTTGGCTCCTTCCCCCATAAATGACAAAACCCATCTATAGAAGCCATGCACCTTTTTTCCAATGACGTGGCTACATTGTTAGTCTTTTTGCTTAAGTTCTGAAGGAAAAGGACGCTTCTTCCCTTTTGCCCCCGCCTTTCTTGAGTGATTCTGGTAGGGataaaataattagaacaaAATTCGAATTTGGCCTTCCTTGGGCATGGATTTGACAGGATAACGTTATTCACGATAACGCCATTgctgtaaaattatttttaaaaacaacatgtgaaaagcttttatttttataaaattataaaaaaatatattttttattctttaatttaaaaataatttttgaaaaataagtataagaaaaggaaaaatatattatgactatatatcaaaatgtaccataaatttaattttaccatTGTAGTAAAACTTTTTGGATGATCTCATTTCATACTCCTCTAAAATTAGATACAgatgtttaattaaataaaaataaaaataaactttattttaaccTAGTTGCCTTTTGGTGAGGtactttctatatatattctcttattatttGTCTGTTAAAAAAATTCACTATATTGGTATTGATATAGGAATTTAATAAGTATTGAATGTGAATTTGACGTAATTTATCCAGCTTAGTAGATTAGTAATTAGAAAAGTAGATAGATaaccaataataattttttttaaaagataattaataaatttcattcaaattttattacttaACAAATTgaaaccaaaatatatattttgtaaccttcaacttcaaatttattaatttgaactTAATTATCCATTTCTATTTCCATTTGCTACTTGTGATGAGTTTTGACCAGGGTAAACAAAgtaatatcatatttgttatCAAGAAAATGCTTTATATTTGTCATTAAGAAAATCCAAACTTattatttggatttttgaagtatatgattgatttttattgttgaacgaagtatgaaaaaaagaaaagaagagttataagtagaaaaaaggaaaaagaaaaaacgaaaggacatcaattattaattatataaataattaaatatgatataatataatatggaaattaaaaataaaaacaaaaagggcGAGGGAAAAGACATGGGGTGGAGGTGGTTGGTGTCGGTGAGGGAAGAAGCTAATTGACCTACGAGTGAGTGGGAATGAGAGTGAGAGTGGAGAGTGCAGAGGGGAGAGCTGAGAGTGGAGAGGTTCCCTTTGGCTTCGTATCAAAACCCTACAGCTCCCCGCGGCTGCTACAGTCGTGTATGAGAAGAATAAGAAAGCCGGGGTTTGTAGTGGATCCATTCATCCTATGATTCCAGCACAAGATGCTCTGTCTGAAAGCCCAAGTTGTGGAAGATGACCCTCGCGCTTCTCGTTCCCAGGCCGGCGTTTTTCTCCCCATCAACTTGTTAGACAATCCCACCTcccaccctcttcttcttcttcttcttcttcgtatttcattttatttatattttattattgggtGTGGGTGTTTGCAGGCCCAGTTCGATTCATAGGTATCTACGGAAGAACGGGAGGGGTGGTTCCCATCATTCGTTTTCTTCTTCTGGAGATGGGTCCGGCACTTCATCCGGTTTAGAGGTCTCTCTATTGCtttgccttttatttttcttttcataatcGTTGTCAACATTTTCCAGTCTCGTAATTGTTTTCTAACTCTATTCAATTTACTGCCATTCAGGATTATTCCTTTTGTTAATCATATGCCGTTGTGTCCCTTTTCTCTGTATTACATcatcattattgtttttttccatAAGTGAGCCCCTGTCCTGCCCTCCTCATGCTTTAAACCTGATTTGTGGGTTGATTTTTTCGAACCttcttataatgaaaaaaatgatttagttCGCAACGGATTCAGGGTTGTCTGTGTGACAAACTGTGACTTCTGGGGTGTATTCAATCTGCGAGTTTGTCAGGGGCAGGGAAGATAATCTTGTTTGGGAGTGGAGAAACTGAGGCATTTCCAGCTGAAGTCTTTTTTACAATTCTCTCTGTGTCGTGAGACTGGCTCAATTCCTTGCGAATGAGGTTTCCCCACTGTGCTCCCGCCTTCACCCCTGGGCTTGTTTCTTTCTCTTGGAAGCTAATCGGGAGAAGATTCTAATGATGGACCATCTTATGAGGAGGGGATGACACTTTCTAAACAGACACAACCCATGTAAATCTAGTGAAGAGACAACAAACTGTATTCTATGTACTGTGGTAAAGCTCGGTTGTAGTGGGATCTCTTGCAATTTTCAGGTTTCAATTGGTTCTTGTAGGGACAATCAAGGATCTTATGTTGGATTGACATGTCAACTGGCAGAGGAAGGTGTGGCTTATGGCTACTCTTTAGTGGGATGACAATGGTTGTAGGGGAGAGCTTTCTGAGCAAAGAAACAGTGAAAGTGGATATCCTTGCCTCAGCCCTGCAGGTGCCTCCATCTAATCTTTGGCACAACCAATAACTAAGTAGCATAGGTGACTGAGAATGACTGAGAATGAACAACTCTTATCCAAGATTTCCATGTAGTAAGCAAGCCTTTCCTGACCAAAGGATGGTCCAAGAAATCCCAACCCATGTGATCATAAACTTCTTCAAGGTTGACTTTAAAAACCGCCATTTTTTCATCCATCAATTTCCTAGCAATTAATTTGCGCCCAAGATATTTATACCATTACCCTTTTCAAAGGCTCCTTGCAAGTAAGGGGAAGGCTTTTTTTATTAGGATTAAAACACCCTAATCCTATTTTCCAAAAGCTATAATAaactaatatgaaaaattaaagcaCAAGACACgagttttatagtggttcactCTCAATGCGAGAGTTAGGTCCACTTGTAGCCGTTGCAGATTTTCACTATGATGAAAAGAGAGTACAAGAGTGTTGAAGGGAATTAAGCCAaattcccaacctgtgagaaacaaaaaaatagagaaaacacacaggttgggaatttggcttaattcccttcaactggtatcagagcttgggttgaagatttttggaagagtaaaagatcacaaagcacacaagatgaaaacaaaaggaattttcattgaaggtggagtcgattgctctttcgtggtgatatgatacaaaaaggtttgtgtcatggagagattgaagattaacttcatggaatttggtccaaggtggagattgttgggaagtgtcccaaattcctaattagtatagattccttttttgtaaagaatattatataaaatatttctaggttgatatattattgtaatattagacttccttatagaataagaaaggttgttggaaatatctctataaatattctaggtcatgagaggaaaaagttatgagatggaaatgggcctgtagagactatacgaggtggatagagatgtgatgaagaatgGGAGGTACTCTATGGAGCGAGAGGGCTCATAgtagggtatggatacaagAAGTGGAGAAACATGTggtgtttcgggaacccaatagttgtatttggttctgtcatctgtaatattctctattgtatagtggaatcattctctctcatctgtggacgtaggcatggttgaccgaaccatgttaaaacctTGTGTATCGTAATTGCTCACGATTCCCACTGCATGTGCTATATCCAGTCTAGTGCATACCATGACATACATAAGACTGCTAATAGTAGAGGTATAAGACATTTTGGCCATGTAAACCCGCTTTTGTTCAGTTGAGAGCGATTGATCTTTGGATAGCCAGAAGTGATTAGCCAAAGGGGTACTCACAGACTTGGCTCCAACCATTTTGAATATGCTAAGCATTTTCTTCACATACTTTTCATGTGATAGTTTAAGGACCTCCCTATCCCTAGTAATCCTCATCTCGAGGATTTGTTTTGCAACACCTAAATCCTTCATTGTAAACTCCTTTGATAACTTCTTTTTTAGTTTGTCAATCTCATTTATGCTAGTCCCCGCggcaaaaaaaaaaccatgtagCCTAGTCCCTGCAATCAACATATCATTAACATATAACGGTGAAATAATATAGGAGCAATCAAACCTCTTGATATAACAACAATGATCTGCCTGACACCTCAAAAAACCATTACTGGTCATGAAGTTGTTGAACTTCTTATACCATTGTCTTGGAGCCTATTTCAAGCCATATAAACTCTTTTGTAGCTTACacatcattttctcttttccttgaACTTGAAATCCATGTGGTTGATGCATGTAAATTTCTTCATccaaatcaccatgaagaaatgtCGTTTTTACATCTATCTGCTGTAAGTGCAAATCTTCTTTTGCCACTAACTCAAGTACTGTTCTGATAATGGTCAATTTGACCACTAGGGAGAAAATCTTTGTGTAGTCAATGCCTTTCTTCTACTGAAAGCCTTCAAGTCTTACTTTGTACCTCTTGCTGCCATCATGTTCTTCCTTTATCCGGAATacccatttattttgcaaagcttttttttcctttcggTAGTTCTGCTAACTGTCATGTTTGATTGGACATCAATGAATCCAtgtcatccttcatggctaactcccacttaaTTGATTCATTAACTTGCATTGCTTCTTTATAACTCTTTGGTTTACCTTTGTCAGTAAGCAAAATATAGTTAAGTGAAGGGGAGTACCTTTGTGATGGTCTAATAGTTTTGGAAGACTTCTGAGTTTAGTTGTGAGAGTAGACCGATTCACTTCTGGGACtacattttcttgatcttctagGGGTGTGGTTTCTTGAACTTCATGGACATTCACTTGTAAATCATTCACTACAAAATCTTTCAAGTGAACTACCTCAGATATCCTTACTTTAGAATCTGCATTATTTGAAACTTTGCCCAACCTATCCTTATAAAGCACCTGCTCATTGAAGATCACATCCTCGCTTCTAATGATTTTCTGATTTTGGTCATCCCAAAAATGATAACCAAACTCGGTGCCACCAGTGCCACCATAACCATTAAAGaaacatttcttaaatttcATATCAAGTTTACTTCTAGCAGCAacatcaatatgaacataagagaGACAAacaaacactttaaaaaaagaaaggtttaCTTTTTTATCGCTCCAAACCTCTTCAACTATTTTGCAATCCAAAGGAACTGAAGGGCCTCTATTGATTAGGTAAGCCATAGTGTTAAATGCATCTACCTAAAATGTCTTTGGCAATCCTGCGTGAGTCCTCATATTCCTCACATGCTCATTTAATGTTTTGTTCATTCTTTCAGCcacaccattttgttgaggtTTTCCAGGATAGTTTTTGTCATCTTAATCCCATTTTCAGCACAATACCACTTGAAATCATCATCAATGTATTCCCCTTATTGTTAGACTTCAAACACTTCATTTTTAAGTTTGTCTTATTCTCAACCATAgccttttactttttaaaagcatcaaacacattagatttattatttagaaaatggtATCTTTGCAACTGAATGTTATGTACAATGTTCCAGTTTTGTTCCCTCGCGCAACAACTATGACACCTTTCGTAACTTTCTACGCACCACCAGTGAAGGTCACTTTATGTCTTTCATCATCAAGTTGCCTTACCGAAATAAGATTACATATCAATTTCGGTACATGTCTCACCTTATGAATCTTCCACATGGAATCGTTTCACTTTTTTAGATGAATGTCTCCAATACCCACAATATCCAATGGTTTGCCATCTGCCACATACACCTTCCCATAATGCCCAGAAACATGGTTCTCCATAATTTCTCGGTGTGCAATTGTGTGGAAAATGGCCTTGAGTCCAAAACCTAAGAATCAATAGGACTACCAACTTACAAAAGTAATGCATCGTGTATCTCCTCAGCAACTGTATTTGCAACatcatctttgttttctttcttgtttttcgGTGCTTTACAATGCTTCTTTATGTGACCTATTTTCCCACCGTTCCAACACTTTACATTACGCCCAGATCTAAAATTACTTCTTCCATTCGATCTACCTTTATTttggttagattttttttcattctcccTACCTCTACTTTTGAGATTTAGGGTAGTGAAAAAGCTCTCATGAGGAAATCGAGTTTCGTATAtttggttaatgtagaaaacaTGTTGATAGATCAGTCCTGTGAGAAGTTACCGATTGTGTTTGGGGATAAGATTCCATTGGGGCTAATTGCCAATGAAGTTTCATAGTAAGGAGATGAAGAGAGGAGGCCGTTGTTGGTTTGCTATGGACTCAAAGTCCTTTGATCTTTCTATTGAGGAGGTTGATGGGAGATTGAAAGGTACTATTATGGAACGAggtagggtttttttttttgtctaggTTAGATTTAGGGAGTGGAGTTTAAGATTTTTGTTGGAAGGGGTGGAGTTTTGTTGTAGAGATGAAGAGATGGAGTAAGGTTTAGGAGGAGGGAGGGAGGAAGTACAAGCTAGAACGTGGGTCGAGTAGTGCTAGGAGGTTCTTCTTTTGCATGGTGGTTGCAACTGAGGCTAAGAGATTCATGTTGATTTTTCCAAAAGGAAGGGGTTCCCTTGGTGGTTGGGGCATTTTGGTGGAGAAACTTTGTTTGTTAGGTGTTACCCCCATGGCTAGTTTCAGAAGAGTGGTCGCCCCGATAGTGAATTAGGGTTCATCTAAAGAGGCAACCGAGGACTTATCCTTTGCAAATGTAGTCAGGAAGAATAGGGGAGTGGCAGGAAAAGAGGTTTAGATCGAAATTGGAGAGAGTGAGGTGTAGAGTAAAGAGAAGCGGTTAAGGAGTTGTTTAGTTAAGAGTTTTTGGTGAGGAAACTTTATTGTTGTTTGAGctagtttcttttaaaagatgGGCTTCGGGTGTTTGGCCTTTGAGAAGTGATTTGAAGATTTAAGTTTTTGGAGGAGCtttgttgttttttgattttaagAATTGTGCAGAAACAAAGAGGGTCTTTGATAGAGGCTCAAGAAAGTTTAAGGAGAGGGTCCTACAACTAGCATGGTGGACTTCAGAGGCTGGGTGCTTGTgtaagagggggggggggggaatgtGAAGGAAACGTGGGTGAGAGTGTTGGGGATTCCTTTGCATTTGTGGCATAGGGAAGCGTTCAAGAAGATTAGGGATTGTTGCAGAGGTTTTATAGAGGTTGACAAAGTTACTGCGTCTTTGACTCAGTTGCAGTGGGCTAGGATCTTGGTGAGGTTGGATGGGAAAGCCTTGCCAAGCACTCTTCATTTGGCGGTAGGTTCTTCGTGCTTCTCCTTTCATCTATGGTGGGAAATCTTGCCTAGGTTTTCATAGGTGGTTTTGATTAGTTGCAGTGGCAGTGGGGATTGTGCTTTGGAGGTTAGGGGAGACGAAGCTGGAGGTTCACGTGTAGGTGAGCATGTGGGAAGAGAGTTGTACTTTGTGCAGAAGGTTTGGAAGGACGTGTCAATCTTGAATGGAAGGAGAAAGCGGGAAGGTGAGACAACGATCTTTTCCTATTCAAAAGCTATcaagagaaaaaatggaaatggagGCGATGGGAGGGGTGTTGCAGTAGTTGGTAGGGACGATGGGGATAAGACAATTCCCAAAGTTGGTTTTGAAGGGTGGGGAGTGGGTCACAAAGAGTGGACTCCCTTGTGAAGTTGGTTAGGGCTATTGGGCCAACCTTTAGTGCGACCTGTTTGGAGATGGGTTGTGAGAGGGGGGCTATTGATAGATTGGGCTAGGTCCATGAAAAAGGGGATAAGAGAGTGGGCCTTAGTAAGAAGGGTTTTGCTAGGAAGTTAGGGTTCTCTCTTTATTGCGATTCAAAAGTGGCAATGGTGATAGAGAGGAGTTCGTCGGTGGATTCTCAATGCGTGATGGTCGATGAGGCGCTTGTAGTGGAGGCCGTCAGTTACCAGTCCATTCCTCTCTCTTCTTTGGTTCCCTTGGGGGTGCAagatttctcttcttcttctctttcttgttAGGAATAGGTGGATGGAGGGGATTTTGTGTTTAATGGGTTGATCGCTCagattttgttgtttgttggatcaaaacaaaatttataacctaattcactcttctatagcaatttgtacccgatcaaaaagtggttttagtacaaactactgtagcatagtggtttttaggtattGTCCACAAGAATGgattatttttggtaattaaggcttgaatgagatgataagaaatgattgtgataaagtgaaattgacttgaaattgcatgataaaattccaaaataacaatgtattcaaattgagaggaaaatggagtgtaaaagagaagaaaattaataagatgtgagattctcggagttaggattttctagagagcaatttccatggtgaataggtgttaagatctaattttcatcaagttagattgaaatcctaaattttcatctaaaccgatttttgatttagctttagatctagatctaatttctcttcaaattaggtaatctaatttaagagatcaatttgaatcatatattcaattcattttaaattatcttccaatgattcatactatgcaactattcaatttcatcaaatctagcattaagaatttgatgaatctacctagcttgcattgtagtaatcatccaaagacaatttgaagagaaaaatccccaaatttcaattaatcaatcaattggatcaaattaccttagcaattcaagctcaattccctaattcaccataaatcttgcctctagatcctccctcctccgagaaaaaacgagatttagccactcatgcttggagatttgatctcacaagacatgtttggctaccgagaaaataagagaaaccgAAGGAAAGTGGaaaattatatagagagaagtatgaaaagttctacaattagaaaatgtatcaaaagttcttaaatgaattaatcccgtttctatttataggccaaggttaaaaggacacttggcaacattttagaggtcttccggatgcttcttcatcaaggaatctggagaaatTGCATTTTCACACGAGCCCCTAGCAATCTTGCATGATGATGCGAAGTGGAAAATCCATCAGCTTcaatttcgttcttctggagcgtttcacatgactgtgcgaaaatttcgcatggtcatgcgaaatcactttttcacaattttcttaTGTGTTGCAGCCAACATCCTTCctgtttcatttcgcatgaatatgcgaaaatttcgcatggtcatgcgaaatcgagAAATATGCTTTTCCGactcctctttgcaatttctctcatttcttcatttttaatccatctccaccaccttcaattaagctccaaagcttggtccaagtgcatttcattgcttctttcattatgcatttggattatcatcaactttatttgttttcttcaatttgattcatttcttttgtcacaaatttatcaaaaacataccttgaaatgactccaaaacttcataaaacttgttagtaactcttgcaaggccaacaacatgttaattgagtgttttaggcataattactactcaaaagacgtgaaactcatgagaattattatctaaaatatgctctttttgagtagtaatcataggTCCTTAGATTGTGAGGGAGTGAAGGGGTTGGCTTTTGAAGCCCACTGAGGATGATCGATGGCAACGACGTGAGGTGTTCTGCTAAGGTGAAGAGAGTGCTGATGGTGGCTGAAGATTTGATTCAAGGGAAAAGGGTTTTTGAGGCATGGTCTCTAGAGTTTGAAGGGAGGCCAAGCAAGGACTGGTTGTCAAGTTGCCTTTCCCAATTTAGCAGTTTTATGGGCATGTTGACAAAGGGCTTTAAGGAGGAAATTTTAACCTTCCTCCAAAACTTGCTAAAAAGGAAGGGAATGAAAGCCCAAAAAGTGGGTTCTAAGAGGAAAATGACTGGGCTTTCAAGGTTCAAAAGAGAGCTTCGAAGGTTGGAGTGCTTAGTTAATTTTAATGGTAAGGGGAGCAGAAAAGGTAACGAAAAGGAAAGCTAGGAATTTGTTTCTGATGGTTAATGAGGCTGAAAATTCTCTGTTGGAACGTAAAAAAGGCCAATGATAGCAATAGAAGAAGTGTCATCAAGTCTGTGGTCAAGTCTCAAAGGGCGGATTTGGTTTGCATTTAGGAGACCAAGATTCAAGCTATGACTAATAATTTGGTTCGGTCACTGGGGGTGGGTAGATTCTTAGGGTGGGTTGAAATGAACTCGTGGGGGTTTGTCAGAGGAATTTTGGGATAACAGGGTTTTAGAATTGATTGGAATGGAGATTGGAGCTTATTCAATTTCTTGTCAGTTTAAAAACTGTGAGGATGATTTCTGTTGGGTCTTTACAGGAGTGTATGGCCCTTTagaaaaaatttccaaataagtATTCTGGTAGGAATGAGGGACCGTGAGAGGGTTGTGTTAGGATCCTTGGTGTATAGGTAGATACTTTAATTAGATCAAGTTTCCAGGTGAGTAGAGTAAGGCCTCGAGGTTGTCCTCGGTCATGAGAAGGTTCTTGAAGATTATTGAAGAGTTGGAGCTTTAGGACCTGCCTTTGTAGGGGGGTCTTTTCACTTGGAGGGGTGGTTTAAATAATCAGTCTCAGTCAAGATTGGATAGGTTCTTAGTCTTCGAGGATTGGGGATGCCACTTCAATGGGGCTATTTAGTGTTTGTTACCTAGAC
Proteins encoded in this window:
- the LOC117924855 gene encoding glucan endo-1,3-beta-glucosidase 5, translating into MALSYLVWMLLLSLVGGLGVEGVGLACNWGTISTHPLPPDITVKLLKDNGFNKVKLFEAQPGVLRALGNSGIQVMLGIPNDFLAPLASSVGFAVKWVAQNVSTYVSKYGVDIRYVAVGNEPFLKTYKDSFLQTTFPALKNIQAALIKAGLGEKVRVTVPLNADVYQTDSGLPSGGDFRSDIHTLMISIIKFLSDNDGPLTINIYPFLSLYADPHFPVDYAFFSGNSTPIVDGSISYTNVFEANYDTLIWALEKNGFPSIPVIIGEVGWPTDGDSSANLQYAKKFNQGLVNRILRGQGTPKRSNAPDIYLFGLLDEDAKSIQPGNFERHWGIFYFDGTVKYSLDLGKNKTLVPAKGVRYLERRWCVMAPEANIADPNLTESINYACTYADCTSLGYGSSCSRLDTRSNASYAFNMYYQTMNHQKDSCKFSNLSVITSINPSQGTCRFEVMIDVGKHDTRATSSSAGGLQNLAIRVIFVLILIIYGGVC